From Draconibacterium halophilum, one genomic window encodes:
- a CDS encoding DUF6565 domain-containing protein, translating to MKYSTYFIVCCLVGLVACATPTSKQDYLNRFEGFVERVEDNHKKYSRKDWEWADEKFEKYNSEWYLEFSDDFTLEDQIKIKGLIIKYHALKNKESVGDMLRDLFKDDANKIGDKVEKYIDEDFDEDLDKIIDGATEIGDSAVKVIEDAVRVLDESF from the coding sequence ATGAAGTATTCAACGTATTTTATTGTGTGCTGTTTGGTTGGGCTGGTGGCGTGTGCAACTCCAACATCAAAACAAGATTACCTCAATCGGTTTGAAGGTTTTGTTGAGCGGGTAGAGGATAATCATAAAAAGTACAGCCGAAAAGACTGGGAATGGGCTGATGAGAAATTTGAAAAGTACAATTCGGAATGGTATCTCGAATTTAGCGACGATTTTACGCTTGAAGATCAGATAAAAATAAAAGGACTGATAATAAAATATCACGCACTAAAAAATAAGGAAAGCGTGGGCGATATGCTTCGTGATCTTTTTAAAGATGATGCAAATAAAATTGGCGACAAGGTAGAGAAATATATTGATGAGGATTTTGACGAAGATCTGGATAAAATTATTGATGGTGCTACAGAAATCGGCGACTCAGCAGTAAAAGTAATAGAGGATGCTGTTCGGGTACTGGATGAGTCTTTTTAA
- a CDS encoding DUF6268 family outer membrane beta-barrel protein: MKYFLGLILILVSITGFAQDTLSREDWTPYFESNLPTRFLYLKMEGPFQYNISSTSELPQIGNGSAEITGNRTVTARLKFPILNKQRVKLTGGFRYVNEQFYFEDIKPGDYPMYVGLNDRNLRRLGVDMKGLFHLRDNHSIIMQTSWSLAGDFHIHDHKYFSVGDLLKSSLAVGYATRKNRNTYYAFGAYFGYTFGDPAIYPVINYSKRFANGIGLDILLPQGFKAWKQINKKLYLLCDAEISGTSYTVRVDDTVLNEMESIQLRQSTIDATVGVLVKIHKWVGFEAKFGYSNNINFNVTESNFKLGSTLLKPDTDYLITSKVSGAPYANISLFLSVPKKLMNRYVE; the protein is encoded by the coding sequence GTGAAATATTTTTTAGGACTCATATTAATTCTTGTTTCAATAACAGGGTTTGCGCAGGACACCCTCTCGCGCGAAGACTGGACACCCTATTTTGAAAGCAATTTGCCCACCCGTTTTCTTTACCTGAAAATGGAAGGTCCCTTTCAATATAATATTTCATCAACATCGGAACTACCACAAATTGGCAACGGATCGGCCGAAATTACCGGAAACAGAACAGTAACCGCGCGTCTAAAATTTCCGATTTTGAATAAACAGCGTGTAAAACTAACCGGCGGATTTCGCTATGTAAACGAGCAGTTTTATTTTGAAGACATTAAACCCGGCGACTACCCTATGTATGTTGGACTAAACGATCGCAATCTGCGCCGTTTGGGTGTTGATATGAAAGGTTTGTTTCATCTGCGCGACAATCATTCAATTATAATGCAAACCAGTTGGAGTTTGGCGGGAGATTTTCACATTCATGACCATAAATATTTTTCGGTTGGCGACTTACTAAAATCCTCTCTCGCCGTTGGTTATGCCACGCGCAAAAACAGAAACACCTATTATGCTTTTGGTGCTTATTTTGGCTATACATTTGGCGATCCGGCGATTTACCCGGTAATTAACTACTCCAAACGTTTTGCCAATGGCATTGGTCTTGATATACTTCTGCCACAAGGCTTTAAAGCTTGGAAACAAATAAACAAAAAATTGTACCTTTTATGCGACGCCGAAATATCGGGAACCAGTTACACCGTGCGCGTCGATGATACAGTACTTAATGAAATGGAAAGTATTCAGCTACGTCAATCTACAATTGATGCAACTGTTGGGGTCCTGGTCAAAATTCATAAATGGGTGGGATTTGAGGCTAAATTTGGCTATTCAAACAACATTAATTTTAATGTTACTGAATCGAATTTTAAGTTGGGAAGCACCCTGTTAAAACCGGATACAGATTACCTGATAACATCGAAAGTTTCAGGGGCGCCTTATGCCAATATTTCATTGTTTTTATCGGTTCCTAAAAAATTAATGAATCGATACGTTGAATAA
- a CDS encoding phosphoglycerate mutase family protein, whose amino-acid sequence MKTLTQLIFFLVIILGGQQSLAQEVILIRHAAVKLDRHGWMGAKTASAMRDAYDTAPIRQFNPDTVLSKIPERITDTIYVSGLSRSIATGLKLFGDSATIVSLKDLNEFEMHMVWLPLFLPYKVWTSLSRTMWLMGLKRPGTESFQEARDRVDNVSSFIERKAEQNKQAILVTHGFINRNIAIELEKRGWHIIQNNGRKNLGATVLRK is encoded by the coding sequence TTGAAGACACTTACCCAACTCATATTTTTTCTGGTAATCATTTTAGGCGGGCAACAGAGCTTGGCACAAGAAGTGATTTTGATTCGGCACGCAGCAGTGAAACTGGATCGCCACGGCTGGATGGGAGCAAAAACGGCCTCCGCAATGCGCGATGCATACGACACTGCCCCAATCCGTCAATTCAATCCTGACACGGTATTAAGCAAAATTCCGGAGCGTATTACCGACACCATTTATGTTAGTGGCTTGTCGCGTTCAATCGCAACCGGCTTAAAACTTTTTGGCGATTCGGCAACCATCGTATCGTTAAAAGACCTCAACGAATTTGAAATGCACATGGTTTGGCTCCCCTTGTTCCTGCCCTATAAAGTATGGACTTCCCTATCGAGAACAATGTGGCTGATGGGGCTTAAAAGACCTGGAACAGAATCGTTTCAGGAAGCCCGCGACCGGGTAGACAACGTTAGTTCTTTTATTGAAAGAAAGGCTGAGCAAAACAAACAGGCAATATTGGTAACACATGGTTTTATAAACCGAAACATTGCTATAGAGCTTGAAAAACGCGGCTGGCATATAATACAAAATAATGGTAGAAAAAACCTGGGAGCCACAGTATTAAGAAAATAA
- a CDS encoding BamA/TamA family outer membrane protein, translating into MGGKNDLVHPNYRNLRQQLHAVLHRFPNVIYASALENSLQYIKTDNIHQVISGSLVKQSFANTNKAEFASSSAGISRVDVYENGDVTLNFFTVKNGTKEPVFSRLLYNQTTETPENLIDKRQELFEDSTHTTYASHQYQATKSYEKWMGANYREVWETPVEARIFDITKEKGGLTVLKRGGGQQTKSLRMETDEGHQYVLRSLEKFAEGALPKEMKPTFAKDIVQDQISASNPYSAMPAAVLAEYAGVFHTNPEVVYVPQDPLLEQYQDDMRSGLFLLEERPAKDRSDLESFGYSEDIIGTDDVIEKITESEDHQVDQHAVLRARLLDIFINDWDRHDDQWRWASFEEGSKTIYKPIPRDRDQTFFVNQGIIPGIAAMPFMLPKLQNFQPRTNYVIGLGFNARYFDRTFLNQMEWEDWQEANTELMKRMTPEAINKAMATFPKEVQPLVADSTAKILLERKKYMEEMAHELYLYQAKRINIPGTDRKDLFEIKRENDEETTITVHHIKKDESKGKLIYERTIKTSETREIVCYGLDEEDRFEISGQVNKGPIIRIIGGQDKDVVVNNSKVSGIKTKTLVYDLKKSTEIKGNGRTNAKLTDNKIIHDYDRKYFKRDVGMPLASGGYNADDGIYLGYGRSWYKQKFRRDNRTSILGDYSLVNSSLILKAQYESLSTNNGFDALFGVDASTENYTTNFFGFGNNSSYTNSGFDNDYYKVKQRHIIAQLSVQKRFGESVWVRYDEEDEHKDHPTNEHKIGVRVQWKLNDTKDEENKFITNFDKNGLSAANLAQIHYAVVGGYYSYQKLNKDFRPTRGFVVDASANRYLNIQGREPDFTKIGGSAATLLSFNKYPRTVFAFRAGGEKIVGDYFFHDAAILDGKTNLRGYRKTRFYGDASAYLNSEIRFKVIDFKNYLLTGELGVILFDDIGRVWLDGEKSDDWHNGYGGGIWLSPFKMAIVTATLNKSSEETLVQFNFSFLF; encoded by the coding sequence TTGGGCGGAAAAAACGATCTGGTTCACCCCAATTACAGAAACCTACGCCAACAATTGCATGCTGTTTTACATCGTTTTCCAAATGTAATTTATGCATCGGCGCTGGAGAACAGTCTGCAGTATATTAAAACAGACAACATTCACCAGGTGATCAGCGGATCGTTGGTGAAGCAATCTTTCGCAAACACCAATAAAGCAGAATTTGCAAGCAGTAGTGCCGGCATCTCACGTGTTGATGTTTACGAAAACGGCGATGTAACACTCAACTTTTTTACTGTTAAAAACGGCACAAAAGAGCCGGTTTTCAGTCGGCTGTTGTACAACCAAACTACAGAAACACCGGAAAATTTAATTGATAAACGACAAGAACTTTTTGAAGATTCAACACACACCACATACGCGAGCCACCAATATCAGGCTACAAAAAGCTACGAAAAATGGATGGGCGCCAACTACCGCGAAGTTTGGGAAACACCGGTTGAGGCCCGTATTTTCGATATCACAAAAGAAAAAGGGGGACTTACCGTATTAAAACGGGGAGGTGGCCAACAAACCAAATCGCTTCGTATGGAAACAGATGAAGGCCATCAGTACGTTCTGCGCTCGCTGGAGAAATTTGCTGAAGGTGCACTCCCAAAAGAAATGAAGCCTACATTTGCCAAAGATATTGTACAAGATCAGATTTCCGCATCGAATCCTTATTCTGCAATGCCGGCAGCCGTTTTAGCTGAATATGCCGGCGTTTTTCACACCAACCCCGAGGTGGTTTATGTGCCACAAGATCCTCTTCTTGAACAATACCAGGATGACATGCGCAGCGGATTGTTTCTACTTGAAGAACGACCGGCAAAAGACAGAAGCGATCTGGAAAGTTTTGGTTACTCGGAAGACATTATTGGAACAGACGATGTGATTGAAAAAATCACAGAAAGTGAAGATCATCAGGTGGATCAACACGCTGTTCTGCGCGCCCGCTTACTCGACATTTTTATAAACGACTGGGATCGGCACGACGACCAATGGCGCTGGGCTTCGTTTGAAGAAGGCAGTAAAACCATTTATAAACCCATTCCACGAGACCGCGATCAAACGTTTTTTGTAAACCAGGGAATTATACCCGGAATTGCAGCGATGCCTTTTATGCTTCCAAAGCTTCAGAATTTTCAGCCGCGCACAAATTATGTAATCGGGCTGGGTTTTAATGCCCGCTATTTCGACCGTACTTTTCTCAATCAAATGGAGTGGGAAGACTGGCAAGAAGCGAACACCGAGCTAATGAAGCGAATGACGCCGGAAGCCATTAACAAAGCAATGGCAACTTTCCCCAAAGAAGTACAGCCGCTGGTTGCCGATTCTACCGCAAAAATTCTGCTAGAGCGTAAAAAGTACATGGAAGAAATGGCGCACGAGCTCTACCTTTACCAGGCAAAAAGAATAAATATTCCGGGAACCGACCGAAAAGATCTGTTCGAGATTAAGCGGGAAAATGACGAAGAAACAACAATTACTGTTCACCATATAAAAAAGGACGAAAGCAAAGGAAAACTCATTTATGAGCGTACAATAAAAACAAGCGAAACACGTGAAATTGTATGTTACGGATTGGATGAAGAAGACCGATTTGAAATTAGCGGGCAAGTAAACAAAGGTCCGATAATCAGAATAATTGGAGGGCAGGATAAAGATGTGGTTGTGAACAACTCAAAAGTAAGCGGAATAAAAACCAAAACTCTGGTTTACGACCTGAAAAAAAGTACTGAAATTAAAGGAAACGGAAGAACAAATGCCAAACTCACCGACAATAAAATCATTCACGATTACGACCGAAAATATTTTAAACGCGATGTAGGAATGCCATTGGCCAGTGGAGGTTACAACGCCGACGATGGGATTTATCTGGGTTATGGCCGGTCGTGGTACAAACAAAAATTTCGGCGCGATAACAGAACCTCAATTTTGGGTGATTATTCGCTTGTAAATTCATCTCTTATTTTAAAAGCACAATACGAATCACTTTCCACCAACAATGGATTCGATGCCCTATTTGGCGTTGACGCAAGTACCGAGAACTACACAACCAACTTTTTTGGTTTCGGGAACAACTCATCATACACCAACAGTGGTTTCGACAACGACTATTATAAGGTAAAACAACGACACATTATTGCTCAGCTGTCCGTTCAGAAAAGGTTTGGCGAATCGGTTTGGGTACGTTACGACGAAGAAGACGAACACAAAGATCATCCGACAAACGAGCACAAAATAGGAGTAAGGGTGCAATGGAAACTCAACGATACCAAGGATGAAGAAAATAAATTTATTACCAATTTTGATAAAAACGGACTGAGTGCCGCAAATCTTGCACAAATCCATTATGCTGTTGTGGGAGGGTATTACAGCTATCAAAAACTGAATAAAGATTTTAGACCAACACGTGGTTTTGTTGTAGATGCTTCGGCCAATCGATACCTGAATATACAGGGCAGAGAACCCGATTTTACCAAGATAGGCGGCTCGGCTGCTACCTTGTTGAGTTTTAATAAATATCCGCGAACGGTTTTTGCGTTCAGAGCTGGTGGCGAAAAAATAGTTGGCGATTACTTTTTTCACGACGCTGCCATTTTAGATGGAAAAACAAACCTGCGCGGTTACAGAAAAACTCGTTTTTATGGCGATGCAAGTGCTTATCTCAACTCCGAGATACGTTTTAAAGTCATCGATTTTAAAAATTACCTGTTAACCGGCGAACTTGGTGTTATTTTATTCGACGATATTGGCCGTGTTTGGCTCGATGGAGAGAAATCCGATGACTGGCACAACGGCTACGGCGGGGGAATTTGGCTTTCGCCATTTAAGATGGCCATTGTAACTGCCACCTTAAACAAAAGCAGCGAAGAAACGTTAGTTCAATTTAACTTTAGCTTTTTGTTTTGA
- a CDS encoding Pycsar system effector family protein encodes MKIVEEVKAFAIRYYEEKVSALLNYHSIEHTRLVAQVSGTIADAEGLNERSKDIVVVAAWFHDIGHAVSLKDHEAEGCKIARQFLSEKGMDEEFIVEVEKCIGATKIGAPKNSLLEEIIGDADFAHAGMDNFMEISNLLRKEMCNFVERKCSKRDYWKQTLDFILGIKYYTNYAKNTFEPVRLKNIRKVEKRIKKLSGNKKTSVPKSAQKSTARGIETMFRLTARNQINLSSIADNKANIMLTINAVLVSVLMSTSALTLQTSEHNFLVPGIILIIGCLISLVFAIFSVIPKYGTGNYSDEDLKKRKLNLLFFGNFFKMPYETYEKGVKEMMNDYDYLYGTLTKDQYNLGKVLAKKYKLLSYSYRVFLVSFVVAVLTFLFQYLSKYL; translated from the coding sequence ATGAAGATTGTTGAAGAGGTTAAGGCGTTTGCTATCAGATATTACGAGGAAAAAGTTTCGGCTTTGTTAAATTATCATTCCATTGAACACACCCGCTTGGTTGCTCAGGTATCGGGAACCATTGCCGACGCAGAAGGTTTGAACGAAAGAAGTAAAGATATTGTGGTGGTGGCAGCCTGGTTTCACGATATTGGTCATGCCGTTTCGTTAAAAGACCATGAAGCGGAGGGCTGTAAAATTGCACGGCAATTTCTCTCTGAAAAAGGAATGGATGAGGAATTTATTGTTGAAGTGGAAAAGTGCATTGGTGCAACAAAAATAGGAGCGCCAAAGAATTCATTACTGGAAGAAATAATTGGCGATGCAGATTTTGCGCATGCAGGAATGGATAATTTTATGGAAATCTCGAATTTGCTGCGTAAAGAGATGTGCAACTTTGTGGAACGAAAATGTTCGAAACGAGACTATTGGAAACAAACGCTTGATTTTATTTTGGGGATTAAATATTATACCAACTACGCCAAAAATACTTTTGAACCGGTTCGATTAAAAAATATCAGGAAAGTAGAAAAACGCATCAAAAAATTGTCGGGCAATAAAAAAACGAGTGTGCCTAAAAGTGCTCAGAAAAGTACAGCGCGTGGTATCGAAACCATGTTCAGGCTAACAGCCCGTAACCAAATTAATTTAAGTTCTATTGCCGACAATAAAGCCAATATCATGCTCACAATTAATGCGGTGTTGGTTTCAGTGTTAATGAGTACAAGTGCGCTAACGCTGCAAACCAGCGAACATAATTTCCTGGTTCCGGGGATTATATTAATTATAGGCTGTTTAATATCGCTTGTATTTGCTATTTTTTCAGTTATTCCAAAGTATGGAACGGGAAATTACAGCGATGAAGACCTGAAAAAACGAAAGCTCAACCTGCTGTTTTTTGGAAACTTTTTTAAAATGCCTTATGAGACGTATGAAAAGGGCGTGAAAGAGATGATGAACGATTACGATTATTTGTACGGAACATTAACCAAAGATCAATACAATCTGGGAAAGGTTTTGGCTAAAAAATATAAACTGCTAAGTTATTCCTACCGCGTATTTTTGGTCAGTTTTGTAGTGGCGGTGCTCACGTTCTTATTCCAGTATCTCTCAAAATATTTGTAA
- a CDS encoding adenylate/guanylate cyclase domain-containing protein yields the protein MPRLERTYKGAVRRHQLLLLGLTLLYWNLVIRFALFMRLLGARDDHMGDMLSKGMSFLVEEVVWSSVVISLFATLSWFTLNKLYPRLVRNFKMRKLAVGVVFLDILIFLIISILLGIVHYSVAQDLSFAESISHLPKFLFNSTILFFLIVLFVGGYVYQLINTLLQQVGYVPLGKIMMGYYQKPREEELIFMFLDLESSTAVAEKLGHEKYSYFIQDCFKCVSNSLLATRGRVYQFVGDEVVISWDAKREPSYKRAVDFFFLYEKALNKRRDYFEQEYGMMPVFTASLNVGKVMAAEVGEIKRELAFHGDVLNTAARIQKQCKRYSKKILVTNKFAVKLIKSTKEYKIEYVDLIKFFGKKRSIKIYEVHQA from the coding sequence ATGCCAAGACTTGAAAGAACATATAAAGGGGCAGTACGGCGACACCAGCTTTTACTGCTGGGGTTAACCTTATTATACTGGAATTTGGTAATCCGATTTGCCCTTTTTATGCGTTTGCTTGGTGCCCGCGACGACCACATGGGCGATATGTTATCAAAAGGAATGAGCTTTTTAGTTGAAGAAGTAGTGTGGTCATCGGTGGTTATTTCGCTGTTTGCTACCTTAAGTTGGTTTACGCTTAATAAGTTGTATCCTCGCCTGGTACGCAACTTTAAAATGCGCAAGCTGGCAGTGGGTGTTGTTTTTCTCGATATCCTTATCTTTTTAATAATAAGTATTCTGTTAGGAATTGTACATTACAGTGTAGCACAAGACCTGAGTTTCGCCGAGTCTATATCGCATTTACCAAAGTTTTTATTCAATTCAACCATCCTTTTTTTTCTAATTGTATTGTTTGTTGGAGGTTACGTTTACCAGTTAATTAATACACTTTTACAACAGGTTGGGTATGTTCCACTCGGGAAAATTATGATGGGGTACTACCAAAAACCCAGGGAAGAAGAGTTGATATTTATGTTTCTTGATTTAGAATCGTCAACCGCGGTGGCCGAAAAATTGGGGCACGAAAAGTACAGCTATTTTATTCAGGATTGTTTTAAATGTGTATCAAATTCGCTGCTGGCAACGCGCGGGCGCGTATATCAGTTTGTTGGCGACGAGGTGGTAATATCGTGGGATGCCAAACGAGAACCGTCGTATAAAAGGGCAGTAGATTTCTTTTTTCTGTATGAAAAAGCATTGAACAAACGACGCGATTATTTTGAACAGGAGTATGGCATGATGCCTGTTTTTACGGCATCGTTAAATGTTGGAAAAGTTATGGCTGCTGAAGTTGGCGAGATTAAGCGCGAGTTGGCTTTTCATGGCGATGTGTTAAACACTGCTGCGCGCATTCAAAAACAGTGTAAGCGCTACAGTAAAAAGATTTTGGTAACCAACAAATTTGCCGTAAAACTGATAAAAAGTACCAAAGAATATAAAATTGAATACGTTGACCTGATTAAGTTTTTTGGTAAGAAGAGATCGATAAAAATTTACGAAGTACATCAGGCTTAA
- a CDS encoding glycosyltransferase family 2 protein, giving the protein MKTSIIVCTYNEEETIFNVVASCCKHNPDAEVIVVDDGSTDETESVLKALVPHYHFEYLKLPESHGKSYAMACGVEFASNEIVLFINANLVHLRKDHFAAMLAPIQNQQADMVIGNPASFTINYGADPYETAMSEKAMLRADLLPILNDVKEIFFGVEAFLTIYYQALGKRVCHQALNDLERTERKTDSQTVRLRQEGDKEIANALISNFDLMMKRVQNNIQNSQNYTQSTISSVQLQLNKYMKHLKERITNVETF; this is encoded by the coding sequence ATGAAAACAAGCATTATTGTTTGTACTTATAACGAAGAGGAAACCATTTTTAATGTGGTTGCTTCGTGTTGCAAACATAACCCAGATGCCGAAGTAATTGTAGTTGATGATGGATCAACTGATGAAACAGAGAGTGTTCTGAAAGCTCTGGTCCCGCATTATCATTTCGAGTATTTAAAGCTGCCTGAAAGCCATGGAAAGAGTTATGCAATGGCTTGTGGCGTTGAGTTTGCCAGCAACGAAATCGTGCTGTTTATCAACGCCAATCTGGTTCATTTGCGGAAAGATCATTTCGCAGCCATGTTAGCCCCAATTCAAAATCAACAGGCTGATATGGTTATTGGCAATCCGGCCAGTTTTACCATTAATTATGGTGCCGACCCATACGAAACGGCGATGAGTGAGAAAGCCATGTTGAGAGCGGATTTGCTTCCCATTTTAAACGATGTGAAAGAGATATTTTTTGGGGTAGAGGCTTTTCTTACTATTTATTATCAGGCATTGGGAAAGCGGGTTTGCCACCAGGCATTGAACGACCTGGAGCGGACGGAGCGCAAGACGGACAGCCAGACCGTTCGGCTAAGGCAAGAAGGCGATAAAGAAATTGCAAATGCGCTGATCTCCAACTTCGACCTAATGATGAAACGTGTGCAGAATAACATCCAGAATTCGCAGAATTATACCCAATCAACTATTTCAAGTGTACAATTGCAGTTGAACAAGTATATGAAACACCTGAAAGAGCGCATTACAAATGTTGAAACGTTTTAA
- a CDS encoding efflux RND transporter periplasmic adaptor subunit — protein MIKKVYLRAERLHPFSNFKANITKLENFKRMKFKTIFLVLAAALFAFTGCNSSTGEEPQAETIKNVKIETVTDADTQNLMTLNGKIKEKSLTSLSFRVGGPLFKLDVKQGDYVKQGDVIAEIDKRDYKLQIETTKAQFEQTEGEYKRYKQLVEQDKIPENTFEKIKSGYLMTKTAYENAQNQLRDTELKAPFSGYIYEKFVENFQTVGAGTPIVSIIDNSHLEAVVSVSESQLQRVNNAKESYLNVANAGISQLPVKLFSVSEKAMQDGLYEVKFSFENKNNLKVAPGMTANVTVYNSAEENQLSVAASAVFHEKTSTYVWVFNPSTNKVEKREVKIALDGNQGRVNIVRGVNNGEQVVTAGVHFLVEGQKVQPIKTPSVTNIGGLL, from the coding sequence ATGATTAAAAAAGTTTATTTGAGAGCGGAGCGCTTACATCCGTTCTCAAATTTTAAAGCAAATATTACAAAACTTGAAAATTTTAAACGGATGAAATTCAAAACCATTTTTCTCGTATTAGCAGCTGCTCTTTTTGCCTTTACAGGGTGCAATAGCAGTACAGGAGAAGAGCCTCAGGCCGAAACAATTAAAAATGTAAAAATTGAGACAGTTACCGATGCTGACACGCAGAACTTGATGACACTCAACGGAAAGATTAAGGAGAAAAGCCTTACCTCGCTCTCTTTTCGTGTTGGTGGGCCATTGTTTAAACTGGATGTAAAACAAGGCGACTACGTTAAACAAGGAGATGTGATTGCAGAGATTGATAAGCGCGATTACAAACTGCAGATAGAAACCACTAAAGCTCAGTTTGAGCAAACCGAAGGTGAGTATAAACGTTACAAGCAGTTGGTTGAGCAAGACAAGATTCCTGAAAATACCTTTGAAAAGATTAAGTCGGGATACCTGATGACTAAAACAGCTTACGAAAACGCACAAAACCAATTGCGCGACACCGAGCTGAAAGCACCTTTTTCAGGCTATATCTACGAGAAGTTTGTAGAGAATTTTCAAACGGTGGGAGCCGGAACACCGATTGTTTCAATTATTGATAATTCGCATCTTGAAGCTGTTGTTTCAGTTTCTGAAAGTCAGCTTCAGCGAGTAAATAATGCTAAAGAAAGTTATTTGAATGTAGCCAATGCAGGCATTAGCCAATTGCCGGTGAAATTGTTCAGCGTTAGCGAAAAAGCCATGCAGGATGGTTTGTACGAAGTGAAATTTTCGTTCGAAAACAAGAATAATTTAAAAGTAGCTCCGGGAATGACAGCGAATGTTACGGTATATAACAGTGCCGAGGAAAATCAGCTCTCGGTGGCAGCTTCAGCAGTTTTCCACGAAAAAACAAGCACTTACGTTTGGGTATTCAATCCATCAACAAATAAAGTTGAAAAGCGTGAAGTTAAAATTGCACTCGACGGAAATCAGGGACGTGTAAACATTGTAAGAGGTGTAAACAACGGCGAACAAGTTGTTACTGCCGGCGTACATTTCCTGGTTGAAGGACAAAAAGTTCAACCCATTAAAACACCATCGGTAACTAACATTGGAGGGTTGTTGTAA